A genomic segment from Clarias gariepinus isolate MV-2021 ecotype Netherlands chromosome 11, CGAR_prim_01v2, whole genome shotgun sequence encodes:
- the LOC128533261 gene encoding olfactory receptor 10A3-like, with protein MTNYTEILYKNSTANISEFVLEGFPGIPAEYYGLVGTFFLFIFLILACGNIFILVFVAYEKSLQKPTYIIICNLAISDLGFGTTILPRIIAKYWMSKKIMAFNSCFTQMVFVHLFGACTSFLLALMALDRFVAICNPLRYPVLIKNSNIVLLCSVLWVGNLVWLGLITAYALSVPYCGPNIIHHCYCDYSSITRLACADITAIKATSTSIAMTVLWGPLFYIIFSYVAIISSVTKISNKEGRYKTFLTCTPQLFIICLYYLPRSFMYIASAVGYNFETNLRIAMIIMYSLFPALINPFIYCFKTKEIKDTLIKKFKQRQVKVNKKIYNNAT; from the coding sequence ATGACTAACTATACCGaaatattgtacaaaaatagcACAGCCAACATTTCTGAATTTGTGCTTGAAGGATTTCCAGGAATTCCTGCTGAGTATTATGGATTGGTAGGAACGtttttcttattcatttttctaATTCTGGCATGTGGAAACATTTTTATCCTTGTATTTGTGGCATATGAAAAAAGTCTTCAGAAGCCAACGTACATCATCATCTGTAACCTTGCAATATCAGATCTTGGATTTGGAACTACAATTCTGCCCAGAATTATTGCTAAGTACTGGATGTCAAAGAAGATTATGGCATTTAATAGTTGTTTCACACAAATGGTTTTTGTCCATTTGTTTGGGGCATGCACCTCGTTTCTTTTGGCACTTATGGCACTTGATCGATTTGTTGCTATATGTAACCCACTGAGATACCCAGTTCTGATAAAGAACTCCAATATAGTGCTTCTTTGTTCAGTGCTTTGGGTAGGAAACCTTGTCTGGCTTGGTCTAATCACGGCATATGCTCTTAGTGTGCCttactgtggcccaaatattataCATCACTGCTACTGTGACTATAGCTCAATAACTCGTCTAGCATGTGCAGACATAACAGCCATAAAAGCCACTAGTACTTCCATTGCTATGACAGTACTCTGGGgtcctttattttatattatattttcttaTGTAGCCATTATTAGTTCAGTCACAAAAATATCGAATAAGGAGGGACGatacaaaacctttttaacaTGTACTCCACAGCTGTTTATCATCTGTCTGTACTATCTCCCCAGAAGTTTTATGTATATTGCATCAGCTGTCGGGTACAATTTTGAAACAAACCTCCGCATTGCAATGATAATAATGTACAGTCTTTTTCCTGCCCTGATCAATCCATTCATATACTGCTTTAAAACCAAGGAAATTAAGGACACATTAATTAAGAAATTTAAGCAAAGGCAagtaaaggtaaataaaaaaatatataataatgctACTTAA